A window of the Brassica napus cultivar Da-Ae chromosome C5, Da-Ae, whole genome shotgun sequence genome harbors these coding sequences:
- the LOC106454007 gene encoding protein IQ-domain 26, which yields MGRAARWFKGIFGMKKSKEKEYRVSGDGGGEAGESLIHRKVLQADNLWLRTYLAETDKEQNKHAIAVAAATAAAADAAVAAAQAAVAVVRLTSNAKTGGYSGGNVVYGITMERWAAVKIQSVFKGYLARKALRALKGLVKLQALVRGYLVRKRAAETLHSMQALIRAQTNARSQRINRNHMFHPRHSLERFDDSRSEIHSKRMSISVEKHINNNIYDETSPKIVEIDTYKTKSRSRRMNVAVSECGDEDFEWSFRGEKCKFPTAQNTPRFSSSAAMNNNYYYTPPSPAKSVCRDACYKPSYPGLMTPSYMANTLSFRAKARSHSAPRQRPDRKRLSLDEIMAARSSVSGVRMVQPQPPLL from the exons ATGGGTAGAGCAGCGAGATGGTTCAAGGGCATTTTCGGTATGAAGAAGAGCAAAGAGAAAGAGTACCGAGTTTCCGGCGACGGAGGAGGAGAAGCCGGTGAGTCTCTCATCCACCGGAAAGTTCTCCAAGCAGACAACCTCTGGCTCAGAACATACTTGGCGGAAACAGACAAAGAACAGAACAAACACGCCATTGCGGTTGCTGCCGCCACTGCCGCAGCCGCAGACGCAGCAGTTGCAGCGGCTCAAGCTGCCGTCGCGGTGGTCAGGCTAACAAGTAACGCGAAAACCGGAGGATATTCCGGTGGGAACGTAGTTTACGGGATCACAATGGAGCGGTGGGCCGCTGTGAAGATTCAAAGTGTCTTCAAGGGCTATTTG GCGAGGAAAGCGTTAAGAGCTTTGAAAGGTCTAGTGAAGCTACAAGCTCTAGTGAGAGGATACTTAGTTCGCAAACGCGCAGCCGAAACGCTTCATAGCATGCAAGCTCTCATCAGAGCACAAACGAACGCTCGGTCTCAACGCATAAACCGTAACCACATGTTCCACCCTCGACATTCTCTT GAGAGGTTTGATGATTCAAGAAGCGAGATCCATAGCAAGAGAATGTCAATCTCTGTCGAGAAACATATCAACAACAACATTTATGATGAGACCAGTCCCAAGATTGTTGAGATTGACACTTACAAGACTAAGTCAAGATCGAGGAGAATGAATGTTGCTGTATCCGAATGTGGAGATGAAGATTTCGAATGGAGTTTTCGTGGAGAGAAATGTAAATTTCCCACAGCTCAAAACACGCCAAGATTCTCTTCATCGGCGGCAATGAATAATAATTATTACTACACACCGCCTTCGCCGGCAAAAAGCGTTTGCAGAGACGCTTGTTATAAGCCGagttatcctggtttgatgacaCCTAGCTATATGGCTAATACGCTGTCGTTTAGAGCGAAGGCACGTTCGCATAGTGCGCCGAGACAGCGTCCTGATAGGAAGAGGTTGTCGCTTGATGAGATTATGGCGGCTAGGAGTAGCGTTAGCGGCGTGAGGATGGTACAACCGCAACCGCCGTTACTGTAA
- the LOC106452120 gene encoding probable mitochondrial-processing peptidase subunit alpha-2, chloroplastic/mitochondrial, with amino-acid sequence MYRTAALRAKALTGCLSRSFRASRYASSTAAAATASPVFSGSSLPSLNIPLDGISLPPSLPDNVGPSKVQTTTLPNGLKIASEMSPNPAASVGLYVDCGSIYETPLSRGATHLLERMAFKSTLNRSHVRLVREIESMGASTSASASREQMGYTIDALKTYVPQMVEVLVDSVRNPAFVDWQVNEELRKVKMEIGELAKNPMGYLLEAVHSAGYSGAMANPFYAPESAISGLTGDVLEKFVSENYTAPRMVLAASGVEHEELLKVVEPLLSDLPNVTRPVEPKSQYVGGDFRQHTGDEATHFALSFGVPGWDKEKEAVMATVLQMLMGGGGSFSAGGPGKGMHSWLYLRILNQYQEFQSCTAFTGIFNNSGLFGIYGCTSPEYAAKGIELVADEMKAVAEGKVNQKHLDRAKAATKSAILMNLESRMIVAEDIGRQILTYGERKPVDAFLKTVDQLTLKDIADFTSKIIAKPLTMGSLGAVLNVPSYDSVSSIFS; translated from the exons GGCTGTCTTAGCCGCAGTTTCAGGGCATCACGCTATGCAAGCTCCACTGCTGCTGCTGCAACGGCTTCACCAGTTTTCTCCGGTAGCTCGCTTCCTTCGTTGAACATTCCCTTGGACGGTATCTCTCTTCCACCATCACTCCCTGACAATGTCGGGCCTAGCAAAGTTCAGACCACTACTCTTCCCAATGGTCTTAAAATAGCCTCTGAGATGTCTCCG AATCCAGCAGCTTCCGTTGGCTTATACGTAGACTGTGGCTCTATTTACGAGACACCTTTATCCCGTGGAGCTACGCACTTGCTTGAGAGGATGGCTTTCAAGAGTACGCTGAACAGATCCCATGTTCGTCTTGTGAGGGAGATAGAGTCTATGGGAGCCAGTACTTCAGCCTCTGCTTCCCGAGAGCAGATGGGTTACACCATCGATGCTCTGAAAACTTATGTTCCTCAAATGGTGGAAGTGCTTGTCGACAGTGTGAGGAACCCTGCTTTCGTGGATTGGCAAGTCAATGAAGAG CTCCGGAAAGTGAAAATGGAGATAGGAGAACTTGCAAAGAACCCTATGGGTTATCTCTTGGAGGCGGTTCATTCTGCTGGTTACTCTGGCGCAATGGCAAATCCTTTTTATGCACCTGAATCTGCAATTAGCGGCTTGACTGGAGACGTCTTGGAGAAGTTTGTTTCC GAGAACTACACTGCTCCACGAATGGTATTAGCAGCTAGTGGAGTTGAACACGAGGAGCTTTTAAAAGTGGTTGAGCCATTACTATCTGACCTTCCTAATGTAACTCGACCAGTGGAGCCTAAGTCTCAATATGTTGGTGGAGATTTTCGTCAACATACTGGTGATGAG GCAACACATTTTGCGCTTTCTTTTGGAGTGCCAGGATGGGATAAGGAGAAGGAAGCTGTTATGGCCACTGTTCTTCAG ATGCTTATGGGAGGAGGTGGCTCATTCTCTGCGGGTGGTCCTGGCAAGGGAATGCACTCTTGGCTCT ATCTCCGCATTTTGAACCAATACCAGGAGTTTCAATCATGCACTGCATTCACTGGCATCTTTAACAATTCCGGGTTGTTTGGGATCTATGGTTGCact AGTCCTGAGTATGCTGCAAAGGGAATTGAATTAGTAGCTGATGAAATGAAAGCTGTTGCTGAAGGAAAag TCAACCAAAAACATCTTGATCGCGCCAAGGCAGCAACTAAATCTGCAATTTTGATGAATCTTGAATCTCGG ATGATTGTAGCAGAAGACATTGGTAGACAGATACTTACATACGGGGAGAG GAAGCCAGTGGATGCATTCTTAAAGACAGTGGACCAACTCACCTTAAAGGACATTGCAGATTTCACCAGCAAGATTATTGCAAAACCTTTGACGATGGGATCTTTAGGAGCag TGTTGAATGTTCCAAGCTACGACTCCGTAAGCAGTATATTTTCTTGA